The Methanobacteriaceae archaeon genome contains a region encoding:
- a CDS encoding N-acetyltransferase: protein MALFKNPWGSSDKVNFKNIFFGVDSQENINQPKVYDNVTLGVSYKFRSKPPIIGKNALLRSNTVIYNDVEIGNDFQTGHGVLVREKTYIGDKVLLGTNTVVEGHTEMGNNISIQSNVYIPKNSLIEDHVFVGPCACFTNDRYPLRVDYKLKGPIIRKGASVGANATFLSGIEVGEGAMVAAGAIVTRDVPPYYLAIGAPAKLKPLPKHFKTLNKI from the coding sequence ATGGCATTATTTAAAAATCCATGGGGATCCAGTGACAAGGTTAACTTTAAAAATATATTTTTTGGAGTTGACTCACAAGAAAATATTAACCAACCTAAAGTCTATGATAATGTTACCCTAGGGGTTAGCTATAAATTCAGATCTAAACCTCCCATAATTGGCAAAAATGCTTTACTTCGATCCAACACCGTCATCTATAATGATGTAGAGATTGGTAATGATTTTCAGACCGGCCATGGAGTACTGGTTAGAGAAAAAACATACATTGGAGATAAAGTACTCTTGGGAACAAATACTGTGGTTGAGGGTCACACAGAAATGGGAAATAATATAAGTATCCAGTCCAACGTTTACATTCCCAAGAATTCATTAATTGAGGATCATGTATTTGTAGGTCCCTGTGCCTGTTTTACCAACGACCGATACCCCCTGAGAGTGGATTATAAACTTAAAGGCCCCATAATACGTAAAGGAGCATCAGTTGGAGCTAATGCAACTTTCTTATCAGGGATTGAAGTTGGAGAAGGAGCTATGGTAGCTGCAGGTGCTATTGTAACCAGAGATGTTCCCCCGTACTATTTAGCCATAGGTGCACCTGCCAAATTGAAGCCCCTGCCTAAACATTTCAAGACTTTGAATAAAATTTGA
- a CDS encoding glycosyltransferase — MKISVIIPMFNEEENVQKTLKTVEKVLKEFYNDYEILVVNDGSEDNTSNLVKDYAAENPHVILLEHPINMGMGRALITGFEYSSGDVIVTLDADLSYDPSYIPRLTETLDSAGVDIVIGSQYMSGGKTESIPFHRLFISKMANKIVGYALTGNISTVTGILRAYRREVLDSVDLESSGTEINPEILSKANAVGFKIKEIPVVLKGRKYGESKIKIKSTTIAHLLFTFYEKPMLLFGLVGLTLCIIGIISALYLFYLYLIGGLDPTRPLMLFMVLTILSGIQILIFGFVATQISLLKREIYLVQKENKLLRKKIK, encoded by the coding sequence ATGAAGATCTCTGTAATAATCCCCATGTTTAATGAGGAGGAAAATGTTCAGAAGACATTAAAAACCGTGGAGAAAGTTCTTAAAGAATTTTATAATGATTATGAAATTCTGGTGGTGAATGACGGTAGTGAGGATAATACCAGCAATCTGGTAAAAGATTATGCTGCCGAAAACCCCCATGTCATTCTTTTAGAACATCCCATTAACATGGGAATGGGCCGGGCACTTATCACTGGTTTTGAATATTCAAGTGGGGATGTAATTGTTACTTTAGACGCTGATCTAAGTTACGATCCATCATACATTCCAAGATTAACCGAAACTCTCGATTCTGCTGGTGTGGATATTGTAATTGGGTCGCAGTACATGTCCGGGGGGAAGACTGAATCCATACCATTTCACAGACTATTCATTAGTAAAATGGCCAATAAAATCGTGGGTTACGCACTCACAGGAAATATTAGCACAGTTACAGGCATCCTAAGAGCTTATCGCAGGGAAGTATTGGATTCTGTAGATTTAGAATCTTCAGGTACAGAAATTAACCCGGAAATACTTTCAAAAGCCAATGCAGTTGGTTTTAAAATAAAGGAGATCCCTGTGGTTCTGAAAGGAAGAAAATACGGCGAATCCAAGATAAAAATCAAATCAACAACCATAGCCCACCTCCTATTTACATTCTACGAAAAACCAATGCTGCTATTCGGATTAGTAGGGCTTACTTTATGTATTATTGGAATAATTAGTGCACTATACCTATTTTATTTATATTTAATTGGTGGTTTGGACCCTACCCGTCCGTTAATGCTCTTCATGGTGTTAACCATCCTTTCAGGGATTCAAATATTAATATTCGGATTTGTAGCCACCCAAATAAGTCTTTTGAAGAGGGAAATTTATCTGGTTCAAAAGGAAAATAAGTTGCTTAGAAAAAAAATAAAATAG
- a CDS encoding glycosyltransferase family 2 protein, with the protein MNYPHVTIIIVNYNGWQDTIECLESVYGIEYPNFSLVLVDNNSKDGSHAKIVEYCKGELKVESEFFEYNPENKPITIQEFSNDKSQKQTIDHQSRTLDSDSLILIKNKKNYGFAEGNNIGIRFSLKNLEPEYVLLLNNDTVVGKNFLNELVKVGEKEEEIGILGPKIYIYHQPNVIWSAGCKISWKLCRGVQIGTKQSDHGQFDEQKKVEYVSGSAFLIKTEVIHKIGLMDEKYFLYFEESDWTLRANQAGYESLYVPSAHVWHKVSQSGGGISKPAGLYYITRNRWIFMKKWAKKSDYTIFVIYQIVGLILLPISLSIYYHNKHLFSTYYRGFFDGIKS; encoded by the coding sequence ATGAATTATCCTCATGTAACCATAATTATCGTGAACTATAATGGTTGGCAGGACACCATAGAATGCCTGGAATCTGTTTACGGGATAGAATATCCAAATTTTTCACTAGTGCTGGTAGATAACAATTCAAAGGATGGTTCTCATGCTAAAATTGTTGAATATTGTAAAGGGGAACTGAAAGTTGAATCAGAATTTTTTGAATATAACCCTGAAAACAAGCCTATAACTATACAAGAATTTAGTAATGATAAGAGCCAAAAACAAACTATAGATCACCAGAGTCGCACTTTAGATTCTGATTCTTTGATTTTGATAAAGAATAAAAAAAACTATGGATTTGCTGAAGGAAATAATATTGGAATCAGGTTTTCCCTCAAAAATCTGGAACCGGAATATGTTCTACTTTTAAATAATGATACAGTAGTTGGAAAAAATTTCCTGAATGAATTAGTGAAAGTAGGAGAAAAAGAGGAAGAGATTGGTATTTTAGGTCCGAAGATTTATATTTACCACCAACCCAATGTAATCTGGAGTGCTGGGTGCAAAATATCCTGGAAGTTATGTCGGGGCGTGCAAATTGGCACCAAGCAATCGGATCATGGACAGTTTGATGAGCAAAAAAAGGTGGAATATGTTAGCGGCTCTGCCTTCCTTATAAAAACAGAAGTAATCCATAAAATAGGTTTGATGGATGAGAAGTACTTTTTATACTTTGAGGAAAGTGACTGGACCCTCAGAGCAAACCAGGCAGGTTATGAAAGCCTTTATGTTCCCAGTGCCCATGTTTGGCATAAGGTTTCACAATCCGGAGGAGGGATTAGCAAACCAGCAGGTTTATACTACATAACCCGTAACCGGTGGATCTTCATGAAAAAATGGGCAAAAAAGAGTGATTACACAATTTTTGTAATTTACCAGATAGTGGGATTAATCCTACTCCCGATCTCACTCAGTATCTATTATCATAATAAACACCTTTTTTCCACCTATTATCGTGGATTTTTTGATGGAATAAAATCTTAA